In one window of Maribacter sp. BPC-D8 DNA:
- a CDS encoding enoyl-CoA hydratase/isomerase family protein — protein sequence MKTLEITYKDEYAIVQMNRGKVNAINAEMVTELRETFKSIASNDEVKGVILSGQPHYFSAGLDLIELFQYDKDQIENFFSSFGTLYLELVQFKKPFISAITGYSPAGGCVLAVASDNRYMADGDKYVIGLNEVAVNIQISQNLTEVYAFWMGDGLASKYILEGKLLTGKEAVSAGLVDELVPLENVLERAEKQMRLYMKADQQIWINTKAKIRKHLLEKLDADGKNSLKEAAELWWKPEIRAKMKAYVESFSGKKK from the coding sequence ATGAAGACATTAGAAATTACATATAAAGACGAGTACGCTATAGTACAAATGAATCGTGGTAAAGTCAATGCTATCAATGCAGAAATGGTAACCGAATTACGAGAGACTTTTAAATCTATAGCTTCAAATGATGAGGTTAAAGGAGTTATCCTTTCTGGTCAACCGCATTACTTTTCTGCAGGTTTAGACTTAATTGAGCTCTTTCAATATGACAAAGACCAAATAGAAAATTTCTTTTCTTCATTCGGCACTTTGTATTTAGAATTGGTTCAATTTAAAAAGCCATTCATTTCTGCAATTACAGGATATTCACCTGCCGGTGGATGTGTTTTAGCGGTAGCCAGTGATAATCGATATATGGCCGACGGAGATAAATATGTAATCGGTCTTAATGAGGTTGCAGTAAATATTCAGATAAGTCAAAACCTGACCGAAGTATATGCTTTTTGGATGGGTGATGGTTTGGCGAGCAAATATATTCTAGAAGGAAAACTTTTAACCGGTAAAGAAGCAGTATCCGCTGGTTTGGTAGATGAACTTGTTCCATTAGAAAATGTTTTGGAGCGCGCAGAAAAACAAATGCGCCTTTACATGAAAGCAGACCAACAAATTTGGATAAATACCAAAGCCAAAATTAGAAAACATCTTCTTGAAAAATTAGATGCAGATGGTAAAAACTCTTTAAAAGAAGCTGCTGAACTTTGGTGGAAACCAGAAATACGAGCAAAAATGAAAGCTTACGTAGAAAGTTTTTCAGGTAAGAAAAAGTAA
- a CDS encoding SDR family NAD(P)-dependent oxidoreductase translates to MNLKDKVVIITGAGSGIGAAAAKLLGERNATVVVSDINLSNAEKVAAEIEKNGGIASAIKTDVTKFEEVEALIAKTVSKYDRVDVIVNNAGIGGKHQLKTAEHTHDDWHNVIAVNQTGVFYCMQAALKQMMKQGHGTIVNVASLAGLKASGNNLSYSASKFAVVGMTKSAALEYGGKNIRINAVCPGYTHSALLDQLLTVRPDMGDLLKRLIPMKRFGEANEIAEGICFLASDNSKFMTGQTLTLDGGTSL, encoded by the coding sequence ATGAATTTAAAAGATAAAGTAGTTATAATAACAGGTGCCGGAAGCGGCATAGGTGCGGCAGCAGCCAAACTTTTAGGCGAACGAAACGCTACCGTCGTAGTATCAGATATCAACCTGAGCAATGCAGAAAAAGTAGCTGCTGAAATTGAAAAAAATGGGGGTATTGCATCTGCCATAAAAACTGATGTTACAAAATTTGAAGAGGTTGAAGCCCTAATAGCGAAAACAGTCTCAAAATATGACCGTGTAGATGTCATTGTTAATAATGCCGGTATAGGTGGCAAGCACCAATTGAAAACCGCTGAACATACTCATGACGATTGGCATAATGTCATTGCCGTAAATCAAACAGGTGTTTTTTACTGTATGCAGGCTGCATTAAAACAGATGATGAAGCAAGGTCATGGTACCATTGTAAATGTAGCTTCTTTGGCAGGTCTAAAAGCATCAGGAAACAATTTATCTTATAGTGCTAGCAAATTTGCCGTGGTAGGTATGACAAAGTCAGCAGCTTTGGAATACGGCGGTAAAAATATTCGTATTAATGCGGTTTGCCCTGGTTACACACATTCTGCTTTATTAGACCAACTACTTACGGTAAGACCCGATATGGGCGATTTACTGAAGAGATTAATACCCATGAAAAGATTTGGTGAAGCCAATGAAATAGCAGAAGGTATTTGCTTTCTTGCTTCTGATAATTCAAAATTCATGACAGGACAAACATTAACACTAGACGGAGGAACATCCTTATAA
- a CDS encoding NADPH:quinone oxidoreductase family protein: MKAIRCKKFGPPSSLVLEEVANLKPKAKEVLVEVKACGLNFPDTLIIQGLYQFKPELPFTPGSDVAGIVKEVGEGVSHLKVGQEVFGFVAHGGLAEEVLVPANACFPKPPQMDYPIAASFLMAYGTSYHALKDRGNLAEGETLLVLGASGGVGLAAVELGKLMGAKVIAAASTDDKLALCKEYGADETINYTTQDLKASIKELTGGKGVDVIYDPVGGTYSEAAFRGIARNGRYLVVGFAAGDIPKIPLNLPLLKEAAIVGVFWGAFAMKDAKANMQNTMALMKWHAEGKLKPHIHAVYDLKDTATALEEMTERKVKGKLIVKV, encoded by the coding sequence ATGAAAGCTATACGATGTAAAAAATTCGGCCCTCCTTCTTCATTAGTATTGGAAGAAGTTGCTAATTTAAAACCGAAGGCAAAAGAGGTTTTAGTCGAAGTCAAGGCATGTGGATTGAATTTTCCAGATACATTGATTATTCAAGGCTTATATCAGTTTAAACCGGAATTGCCCTTTACACCAGGTAGTGATGTAGCAGGTATCGTTAAAGAAGTTGGAGAGGGAGTTTCTCATTTAAAAGTAGGTCAAGAAGTATTTGGTTTTGTAGCCCATGGTGGTTTGGCTGAAGAAGTTCTAGTACCTGCAAATGCTTGCTTCCCAAAGCCTCCCCAGATGGACTACCCCATTGCAGCCTCTTTTCTTATGGCATACGGCACTTCATACCATGCCTTAAAAGACAGAGGTAATTTGGCAGAAGGTGAAACACTTTTGGTCTTAGGTGCTTCAGGTGGTGTAGGCTTAGCCGCTGTTGAGCTCGGTAAGCTTATGGGAGCAAAAGTTATTGCGGCAGCTTCTACCGATGACAAGTTGGCTCTATGTAAAGAATATGGTGCAGACGAAACCATAAATTATACCACTCAAGACCTCAAAGCATCGATCAAAGAGCTGACCGGTGGTAAAGGTGTAGATGTAATATACGACCCCGTAGGCGGAACCTATTCAGAAGCAGCTTTTAGAGGTATAGCCCGAAATGGCAGGTACTTGGTTGTAGGTTTTGCAGCTGGCGATATTCCTAAAATTCCGCTGAATCTCCCTCTCTTAAAAGAAGCAGCCATAGTTGGTGTTTTTTGGGGTGCATTCGCAATGAAAGATGCTAAAGCGAATATGCAGAATACAATGGCTTTAATGAAATGGCATGCCGAAGGCAAATTAAAACCACATATTCACGCTGTTTATGATTTAAAAGATACAGCAACTGCACTTGAAGAAATGACCGAAAGAAAAGTGAAAGGCAAATTGATTGTTAAGGTTTGA
- a CDS encoding NADP-dependent oxidoreductase — protein sequence MNKQLLFVKRPTGDADASTWSLVSNPIPTIKEGQVLIQQHYVSLDPAMRGWMNDAKSYIAPMEINSVMRAGSVGQVIESNNHPKFKVGDYVAGYAGVQQYIATEGEGYYKVDPNLAPLPTYIGTLGMTGMTAYFGITEVGKIKEGDIVLVSGAAGAVGSIVGQVAKIKGCRVIGIAGGADKCKYVVDELGFDACIDYKNENVKDRIKEECPKGLDVYFDNVGGEILDLALGRLRMHARIVICGAISQYNNKTAMKGPSNYLSLLVNRASMTGMVVFDYADRYAEGAKILGGWMAQGKLKSKEDIYDGIENFPETYNRLFSGDKMGKLVLKIIEE from the coding sequence ATGAACAAACAATTATTATTTGTAAAAAGACCCACTGGTGATGCTGATGCTTCAACATGGTCATTAGTCTCTAACCCTATTCCTACAATTAAAGAAGGTCAGGTATTGATACAACAACATTATGTATCTCTTGATCCTGCAATGCGTGGATGGATGAATGATGCAAAATCTTATATAGCACCAATGGAAATTAACTCGGTAATGCGAGCAGGTTCTGTAGGGCAAGTAATAGAGTCGAATAATCATCCGAAGTTTAAGGTTGGTGATTATGTTGCCGGTTATGCCGGTGTACAACAATACATTGCTACCGAAGGTGAAGGCTATTACAAAGTTGACCCAAACCTTGCTCCCCTACCCACCTATATCGGTACTTTAGGTATGACAGGTATGACTGCTTATTTCGGAATAACAGAAGTAGGTAAAATAAAAGAAGGTGATATTGTTTTAGTTTCTGGGGCCGCAGGTGCTGTTGGTAGCATTGTTGGGCAAGTTGCTAAAATAAAAGGCTGCAGAGTTATAGGTATTGCAGGCGGTGCCGATAAGTGTAAATATGTTGTTGATGAATTAGGTTTCGATGCATGTATCGATTACAAAAACGAAAATGTAAAAGACCGCATAAAAGAGGAATGCCCTAAAGGCTTAGATGTTTATTTTGATAACGTAGGTGGAGAAATTCTAGATTTAGCTTTAGGAAGACTTCGTATGCATGCAAGAATAGTTATTTGTGGAGCGATATCTCAATACAATAACAAAACCGCTATGAAAGGACCTAGTAACTACTTATCTCTATTGGTAAATAGAGCTAGCATGACAGGCATGGTTGTTTTTGATTACGCAGATAGATATGCAGAAGGAGCCAAAATTTTAGGTGGATGGATGGCGCAAGGAAAACTAAAAAGCAAAGAAGACATTTACGATGGAATTGAAAATTTCCCAGAAACATACAATCGTCTTTTCTCTGGCGATAAAATGGGAAAATTGGTATTAAAAATAATAGAAGAATAA